The Leadbetterella byssophila DSM 17132 DNA window TTTGTAAAGCGGCTGTTTTTCCATAATTCTTAGCAAACTTAAAACCTCTTACCTCGGGGTTGTTCCTTGCTAAGTCCAGGATGATATTCCAAGAATCATCATTACTACCATCATCAATAAAAAGAACCTCATAAGAGAAGGCGTGATTCTCCATTACACGCTTGATCCAGGCATGTAATTCTCTTAAAGATTCGGCCTCATTATATAGAGGGATAACTACGGATATGTCCATTTTTAAAAGAGGAGATAATAGTCTCTCAGAACCTCGGCAAAGATACCACTATATTTCTCGTTTTCATAAATATTCCACTCTTCCACTAGAGTGGAAGACGGTTTTTTTAGTGAATAGCAAGCGATTTCCCGAAATATGGGCTTGTCCTTCCGATGTCTGATCAAGTATTGTTTTTCTGTCTGCCATTCAGGCGATTGGCTTCTGAATTGCTCCATTTCAAAAGGAGGTAGGAGGAGCCACAGTTTGCCGTCTTCTGCGAGTAGTCTTTTGGCACATTCACTCACTTCTTTCCATTTTAGGAGTGAGGCATGATGTGCCAAATTCTTCTTAGGGTCCGGGGAGGAGAGCCTATTCTCATAAAAGGGAGGATTACAAAATATCACTTCATATTTCTCCTTTGGAACAAAATCTTTAATGTCTTCATAGAATACCTTTATTCTTGAAGCGAATGGGCTGTCCAGAACATTTTCTGTAGCGTCTTGTACTGCGCCTGAATCAATCTCTACGGCGTCAATAATTAAAGAGGGGTTACGCTGTGCCACCATCAGACTTAGGAGTCCGGTTCCTGTTCCAATATCTAGGGCTCTTTTAGCATCGGAGGCTTCTATCAATGCCCCAAATAGACAGGAATCAGTACAGACCTTCATGGCAGATCTTTCCTGCCTAACCATAAACTGCTTGAATCTAAACATTACTTTCTACCGAAATCTGCCGGATTTTCACCCCACCATTCCGTTTCCCACTTCAAGATCTTGTTCTGAAAGGGGTGAGTTCGGAGCCAGTGTTCTGCTCTTTCTAAGAGTACAAAGAGCTCCCCATTTCTAGGAGTTCTTTCCAGCTTAGTATTTGCTTGTTTCTTTTTTACCCAGGAAATGGCTGTCTTTGAGTCAGAGAAGATAGGTGCATCTGAGCCATGTTTATGTAACAAAGCTAAAGCATGCACTATTGCTAGAAATTCTCCGATATTATTGGTGCCATCAGGAAAGGGGCCTTTGTGGAATAACTTTTTCCGTGTAAGAAGGTCTACGCCCTGGTATTCCATATCTCCCGTTTTGGTATTCCATGCCGCATCCACAACCCATGCGGGGAAATTTGGCAAGGGTTGTTTGATACTTGGTTTAGGGGCTTGAACAGATTTAAAAAAGCCTTTCTTCAAGGCTTCTTCTGCTTCTCTGCGGGTTTTGAAGGATTTGTATTGAGCTCCTTCAAAGCCTTCTACACTTTTCTTGCAGCTATCCCAATCTTCTAAAATGCCCGTCTCCCTGCCTTTCCACACCACATATACTTTTCCCATCAATGCAGTTCTCCGGTTAGACAGTCGTATGTATGTTTGAAAATTTGGTTATAATCCTGTTCTGAAACCTTTCTTACGGAGAAGTCCACTTCCCCAGCATAGAATGCTCTCACTTGTTTTACCAGTTCAATGTTTTTCTGAATGAAAGGGTGCTTAGGCGTGGCTATAGCCGTACCAAATTCATTGATATCTGGCTTGTACATTAGATTCAGAGGAATAATATATCTGGATCCGTTTAATGCAGCACATACCGGTACAGGTTCGTATTCCTCGCTTCCGCAAAGTTCATTGTATACTTTCTTCGCCAGTATGAATTCCTTTTCGTTTTCTCCAAATAGTACGGCAAGGCGCTTACGAGCGGGAGCGTTTTTGATTTGGGTACTAAGGTGGTTTAGAAGTTGCTGTACTTCAAACTGATTTTTCCCGCTTCTTATTCTTTCAATTAGAGATTGACGAATGAAGTATGTCAGAGAGTTGGTGATATTAAATCCTACTTCCGCCATTTGTTTAAAGATGAAGGAAGATGGAGACATTCCCGGTAAGGTATTCGGGTCATGTAGAACCACGACATCGTCTTCTGTAATGAAACCATCAATTCTGCAAATCACGCTCATACCTGTGGCTTCGAATGCTTTTAATACATCTTCATGTATCTTCTCTAGGTTAGCATCAGAGGTTTTAACCGGTATTCGCTTTTTGCTGACAGTGCTCTTGTATTTGGCTTTAAAGTCAAAAGTGGCCGTTTCTCCATATACCTCAGCGGGAGGTAAAGGTAGAACTCTACCTTCGTCATCTTGTATAACTCCGCAAGAGAATTCCTGACCGCTGATAAACTCTTCAATCAAGACATAGTCTTCTCCGTTTACGCTGTTTAGCTGCGCTACTTCATGCTGAGTCAAGTACTCGTCTAACTTCTTTAGAAGTGTAGCTGGATGGTAGATTTGCTCTCCATCTAAGACTACTGGAAAACCTATGCCCTCATCCAGATTGCTCATCTTCTCCATGACGTTTTTCTTTCTGCGAGGAGAAAGTTTATCCCATTCTTTCTTTGTTATAAAGGTTTCAAAGAAGCATTGGGACATGGCTTTGGAGAATTCTTCCAGACTTCTTTTTCGCACTATAGCTACTCCTATAGAAGATCCTTGATGCGGAGCTTTAACTACAAATGGAAATCCAAGTTTTGCAATTACACTGGAGAATAGTTTAGATCTATCACTAGTATTCCATTCTCTTTTGCTAATGGTAAGATATTTCTTTTCCTGGCCCGTAGCATAGGCCATCAGTTTGTTTTGGAAAGGCTTGTTTATGCCTACAGCTGAACCTAATATGCCAGGGCCCAGGTAAGGAATATTCAGCCACTCTAATAGACCCTGGATGCTGCCATCTTCAGCAGATGGGCCATGCATTACTACAAATGCAAAGTCCATATAGGACTTTAATTCTTCTATTTTGACTTGTGAGCCTATTTTATAGATGAGTTTATACAACTGAGAGACTTTTAATGGTCCCAGAGATTCTATATAAACTTTGTATCCATTATTCTGATTCTTGGAAGGGTAGAAGCTACGAATATCAGCTTCGTTTAAGATGGAAGGTTCTACGTGTATAAAGTTGCCTAAACTATCTACAAAGATAAGAACCGGCTCAAAAAAGCGTTTGTCCAGATGCTCATAAGCGGTACGTCCACCGAGGAAAGAAATTTCTCTTTCTCTCGACTGTCCACCAAAAAAAATTCCTACTTTAATTTTTTTGTCCATAGTGATTATGTGGCTGTTAATAATGCAAAAAGTTGCCATCTGACGATATCAAAGGCAACCCGCTATCACTTACAAGAATGATGATCAATAGGTATCCAACGCCACGTTAACTGCCTCTACGCTCTTAATCTCAGGCACATTCTTTAGGATGGCTTCTTCTAGGCCGGCTTTGAACGTCATGGAGGACATAGGACAAGAGCCGCAAGATCCTGTAAACTCCAGTTTTACTACCTTATCCTCGGTTATCTCCAACACTTTCACATTCCCACCATCTGCAATGAGGTACGGTCGTATATTATCCAGGGCTTGCTCCACTTTTACATTTAAATCTTCCATCTGTAAACCATTAGTACTACAATATTACAAATTTATTCTTCATTTAGTTTGCCTAGTTCCAAATAATTGTGTGTAATAACCTTGATAAATACCCACTCCCATCTCCCTTAGGGCGGGATTCATTACATTCTTGCAGTGGGAAGGGCTATTTTTCCATGCCAGCACCACTTCAGTAGGAGTAGGTGTATATCCGCTGGCGAAAAAAATATTTTCTGCGTAGCTGAAGAAACGGTAGCCCTGAGCTTTTAATCGGTCGCCCGGAGTTTTACCTCTTTTGGAGATATGAGAGAAATAATTTCGTTTATACATGTCCTCGCTATGCAAGCGAGCCGTCTTCTCTAAAGTGGAGTTCCAAACTACCGGAGGGGCGGCAGGGAAATACTGATTTCCACACTCACAACCCGCCGCTCTGATTTCATTAACCAACTGTAAATATTCGCTTCTGGGGACAATTTGTAATAGTATAAGCAGTAGGAAAGCCATTCGTTTTTATAGATTAAACGCAAAAGTCACAGGCTTTGATGTGTAGTTTAGGCAAAAAAAATGGAAACCCTAAAAGTGTTTCCATTTCAATGTTTCTCACAATATTTATAGAGTATTTATCCTGACGTGTTTATTAGTTTCTTTATTTAGTTATCACTTTAATTTTTGGAGAATCACCACCCTTACCTCCAGATACGGCATCTATTCTGACTGCAGGTATTCCGTTCTTTGTCAACACTCTCTTAACGGCAAATGCGCGCTTATTGTTAAAAGGAGTAT harbors:
- a CDS encoding tRNA1(Val) (adenine(37)-N6)-methyltransferase codes for the protein MFRFKQFMVRQERSAMKVCTDSCLFGALIEASDAKRALDIGTGTGLLSLMVAQRNPSLIIDAVEIDSGAVQDATENVLDSPFASRIKVFYEDIKDFVPKEKYEVIFCNPPFYENRLSSPDPKKNLAHHASLLKWKEVSECAKRLLAEDGKLWLLLPPFEMEQFRSQSPEWQTEKQYLIRHRKDKPIFREIACYSLKKPSSTLVEEWNIYENEKYSGIFAEVLRDYYLLF
- a CDS encoding ribonuclease H1 domain-containing protein, coding for MGKVYVVWKGRETGILEDWDSCKKSVEGFEGAQYKSFKTRREAEEALKKGFFKSVQAPKPSIKQPLPNFPAWVVDAAWNTKTGDMEYQGVDLLTRKKLFHKGPFPDGTNNIGEFLAIVHALALLHKHGSDAPIFSDSKTAISWVKKKQANTKLERTPRNGELFVLLERAEHWLRTHPFQNKILKWETEWWGENPADFGRK
- a CDS encoding D-alanine--D-alanine ligase family protein yields the protein MDKKIKVGIFFGGQSREREISFLGGRTAYEHLDKRFFEPVLIFVDSLGNFIHVEPSILNEADIRSFYPSKNQNNGYKVYIESLGPLKVSQLYKLIYKIGSQVKIEELKSYMDFAFVVMHGPSAEDGSIQGLLEWLNIPYLGPGILGSAVGINKPFQNKLMAYATGQEKKYLTISKREWNTSDRSKLFSSVIAKLGFPFVVKAPHQGSSIGVAIVRKRSLEEFSKAMSQCFFETFITKKEWDKLSPRRKKNVMEKMSNLDEGIGFPVVLDGEQIYHPATLLKKLDEYLTQHEVAQLNSVNGEDYVLIEEFISGQEFSCGVIQDDEGRVLPLPPAEVYGETATFDFKAKYKSTVSKKRIPVKTSDANLEKIHEDVLKAFEATGMSVICRIDGFITEDDVVVLHDPNTLPGMSPSSFIFKQMAEVGFNITNSLTYFIRQSLIERIRSGKNQFEVQQLLNHLSTQIKNAPARKRLAVLFGENEKEFILAKKVYNELCGSEEYEPVPVCAALNGSRYIIPLNLMYKPDINEFGTAIATPKHPFIQKNIELVKQVRAFYAGEVDFSVRKVSEQDYNQIFKHTYDCLTGELH
- a CDS encoding NifU family protein; the encoded protein is MEDLNVKVEQALDNIRPYLIADGGNVKVLEITEDKVVKLEFTGSCGSCPMSSMTFKAGLEEAILKNVPEIKSVEAVNVALDTY
- a CDS encoding CAP domain-containing protein, which translates into the protein MAFLLLILLQIVPRSEYLQLVNEIRAAGCECGNQYFPAAPPVVWNSTLEKTARLHSEDMYKRNYFSHISKRGKTPGDRLKAQGYRFFSYAENIFFASGYTPTPTEVVLAWKNSPSHCKNVMNPALREMGVGIYQGYYTQLFGTRQTK